The following proteins come from a genomic window of Azoarcus sp. PA01:
- a CDS encoding c-type cytochrome — protein sequence MKISCTAALLSAFGFASFAAHGAEIAEDQSQILTGPGSPASGRYFRPPLEREIPDNAFGKLVQEGRAIFVDTKNRAPEYVGNGLSCGNCHLQQGRKANSAPLWAAYTMYPAYRKKNDKVNSYTERLQGCFQFSMNGKAPEAESRVIAALTAYSYWLATGAPTGQELPGRAYPEVPPPAGGFDLVKGREVYADQCALCHGANGEGQKAGEDYVFPPLWGPDSFNWGAGMHRVNTAAAFIKENMPLGKGGTLSDDDAWHVAAFMNSHERPQDPRLIDGSVEKTRDKYHANDGVNLYGTVVNGRMLGQGVE from the coding sequence ATGAAAATATCGTGCACGGCGGCGCTGCTCAGCGCTTTCGGCTTTGCCTCCTTCGCGGCGCACGGCGCCGAAATCGCGGAAGACCAGTCGCAGATTCTCACGGGCCCGGGCTCGCCGGCGAGCGGGCGCTATTTCAGGCCGCCGTTGGAAAGGGAAATCCCGGACAACGCTTTTGGCAAACTGGTGCAGGAAGGGCGCGCGATCTTCGTCGATACGAAGAACCGCGCGCCGGAGTACGTCGGCAACGGGCTCAGCTGCGGCAACTGCCACCTCCAACAGGGGCGAAAGGCGAACTCCGCGCCGCTGTGGGCCGCCTACACGATGTACCCGGCTTATCGCAAGAAAAACGACAAGGTCAACAGCTACACCGAGCGCCTGCAAGGCTGTTTCCAGTTCAGCATGAACGGCAAGGCGCCCGAAGCCGAAAGCCGCGTCATCGCTGCGCTCACTGCATATTCTTACTGGCTCGCAACGGGGGCGCCGACCGGACAGGAGCTGCCCGGCCGTGCCTATCCGGAAGTGCCGCCGCCGGCAGGCGGCTTCGATCTCGTGAAGGGCAGAGAAGTCTACGCCGACCAGTGCGCGCTATGTCACGGCGCCAATGGCGAGGGGCAAAAAGCGGGCGAAGACTACGTATTCCCGCCGCTGTGGGGACCCGACTCGTTCAACTGGGGGGCCGGGATGCACCGGGTCAACACTGCCGCGGCGTTCATCAAGGAGAACATGCCGCTCGGCAAAGGAGGCACGCTGTCGGACGACGACGCCTGGCACGTCGCGGCCTTCATGAACAGCCACGAGCGGCCGCAGGATCCCCGGCTGATCGACGGGTCGGTAGAAAAGACGCGCGACAAGTACCACGCGAACGACGGCGTGAACCTGTACGGCACGGTCGTCAACGGCAGGATGCTCGGCCAGGGCGTGGAATGA
- a CDS encoding ferritin, whose translation MRNYDEAILRSRRIDPVAPFAPLQQGLRIALYDTYAARAFYTKMVEAFGSRAPFADLTKAEEKHAATLSALARRFGVPLPLDPFPLETALAPDWRANCERAVVGEIGRARLYESLLTGIAEPQVRRTFQRMQANALERHLPMLQRAVADALRQEALHARHGVAPEQAYIQHGLFADFLEKTFAVLGSQHHAIGVVGPLLRNTRPAMIAGLVAGGAGVLFVKDKRKRNQQEKEG comes from the coding sequence GTGCGTAACTACGACGAAGCGATCCTGCGCAGCCGGCGCATCGACCCCGTTGCGCCGTTTGCGCCGCTGCAGCAGGGGCTGCGCATTGCGCTCTACGACACTTACGCGGCGCGGGCCTTTTACACCAAGATGGTCGAGGCGTTCGGGTCGCGTGCTCCGTTCGCCGATCTCACCAAAGCGGAAGAGAAGCATGCCGCGACCCTTTCCGCGCTCGCACGGCGCTTCGGCGTGCCGCTCCCGCTCGATCCATTTCCGCTCGAAACCGCGTTGGCGCCCGACTGGCGCGCCAACTGCGAGCGGGCAGTGGTGGGCGAGATCGGGCGGGCGCGCCTTTACGAATCGCTCCTGACGGGAATCGCCGAGCCGCAAGTCCGCCGGACGTTCCAGCGTATGCAGGCGAACGCGCTCGAACGTCATCTGCCGATGCTGCAACGCGCCGTGGCCGATGCGCTGCGGCAGGAAGCGCTTCATGCGCGGCACGGCGTGGCACCCGAACAGGCGTATATCCAGCATGGTCTGTTCGCCGATTTTCTCGAGAAAACTTTCGCCGTGCTCGGGAGCCAGCACCACGCCATCGGCGTCGTCGGCCCGCTTCTGCGCAACACTCGCCCCGCGATGATCGCCGGGCTCGTGGCGGGCGGGGCAGGCGTTCTGTTCGTGAAGGACAAGCGCAAACGCAACCAACAAGAAAAGGAGGGATGA
- a CDS encoding YtxH domain-containing protein, with protein sequence MGKKKHKKAKHRDKAAAYAGGSWGEHPHYSGFGAPGHHLGGFGAGLVDEDFLRGLPGRFKSGQYEQFVMGAVIGAAAAYVLSDEELRAKLVKTGIKLYSNVVGGFEEMKEQMADLKAEAEAERRDEA encoded by the coding sequence TTGGGCAAGAAAAAGCATAAGAAGGCGAAGCACCGCGACAAGGCCGCCGCTTACGCCGGCGGATCCTGGGGTGAACACCCGCATTACAGCGGTTTCGGCGCACCGGGCCATCACCTGGGCGGCTTCGGCGCAGGACTGGTCGACGAGGATTTCCTGCGCGGGCTTCCCGGGCGCTTCAAGTCGGGCCAATACGAACAGTTCGTGATGGGGGCAGTGATCGGAGCCGCAGCCGCGTACGTGCTCAGTGACGAAGAACTGCGTGCCAAGCTGGTGAAAACCGGTATCAAGCTCTATTCGAACGTGGTCGGAGGCTTCGAGGAGATGAAGGAGCAGATGGCCGACCTCAAGGCGGAAGCAGAAGCGGAGCGCCGCGACGAGGCATGA
- a CDS encoding heavy-metal-associated domain-containing protein, whose translation MDEFDQLQRFTGYLRIAHHIPGRIRLKLEGDLDSARLAAIGDAKRFGRALDSISGVHSVKLNILARSCTIEYDTSTIPAAAWPDLLGGVRSTAAETLLDILVTKHRELLGA comes from the coding sequence ATGGACGAATTCGATCAACTGCAACGCTTCACCGGCTACCTGCGTATCGCGCACCACATCCCCGGGCGTATACGGCTCAAGCTCGAGGGCGATCTGGACTCGGCTCGGCTCGCGGCAATCGGCGACGCAAAACGCTTCGGGCGTGCGCTCGACAGCATCTCCGGCGTGCATTCGGTCAAGCTCAATATTCTGGCCCGCTCCTGTACGATCGAATATGACACCAGCACGATCCCGGCCGCCGCCTGGCCCGATCTGTTGGGCGGCGTGCGCTCGACCGCGGCGGAAACACTGCTGGACATACTCGTGACCAAGCATCGGGAGCTGCTTGGTGCGTAA